A single window of Alphaproteobacteria bacterium DNA harbors:
- a CDS encoding glutathione S-transferase family protein → MIHAYTWPTSNGKKLHIMLAECDLAYTIQPIDIGAGDQHQPDFLDICPNGKIPAIVDDDGPDGVPISIFESGAILIYLANKNGSLLPSASEDPRGHYNVLQWLMFQVGGVGPMLGQNHHFDHYAPEKIPYAIDRYVNETARLYGVIDRRLRDSAYLAGDNYTIADIATFPWMINHKVQRQNLNDFPNLKRWYNTIANRPAVQEGLMILSNKQRREPLTSEQHANYFGQSPTRHTK, encoded by the coding sequence ATGATTCATGCCTACACATGGCCGACATCAAACGGCAAAAAGCTGCACATCATGCTGGCCGAATGCGATTTGGCCTATACGATCCAGCCCATCGACATCGGTGCCGGTGATCAACACCAGCCTGATTTCCTAGATATCTGCCCGAACGGCAAGATTCCGGCGATCGTCGACGATGACGGGCCGGATGGCGTACCGATATCGATTTTTGAGTCAGGTGCAATCCTGATCTATTTGGCAAACAAAAACGGAAGCCTACTGCCATCCGCCAGTGAGGACCCACGCGGCCACTACAATGTCTTGCAATGGCTAATGTTTCAGGTCGGCGGCGTGGGCCCCATGCTAGGTCAGAACCACCACTTCGACCACTATGCGCCAGAGAAGATTCCCTACGCTATTGACCGATATGTCAACGAGACTGCTCGGCTTTATGGCGTCATCGACCGCCGACTACGCGACTCGGCCTACCTCGCCGGGGACAACTACACGATCGCCGACATCGCAACATTCCCCTGGATGATCAACCACAAGGTTCAACGACAGAACCTCAACGATTTTCCCAATCTCAAGCGTTGGTACAACACAATCGCCAACCGGCCTGCGGTGCAGGAAGGACTTATGATCTTGAGCAACAAACAGCGCCGTGAACCGCTCACATCCGAACAACACGCGAACTATTTCGGCCAATCACCAACCCGCCATACGAAGTAG
- a CDS encoding GFA family protein, protein MNDTAKQTGGCQCGHIRYVLTESPKQLIACHCTDCQRQSGSAFGLSLQVPTAGFQLTAGALKTISLKAPSGRKKLCAFCPECGSRIYNQPEKPGVIALKPGTLDNTQDLQPERHLWVSSKQRWVDIPDGAEVNDTQPG, encoded by the coding sequence ATGAATGACACGGCGAAACAAACCGGTGGCTGCCAATGTGGCCATATCCGCTATGTCCTGACCGAATCGCCAAAGCAACTGATCGCATGCCACTGCACTGACTGTCAGCGCCAGTCTGGCAGCGCCTTTGGCCTCAGCCTGCAGGTCCCGACGGCTGGTTTTCAACTCACGGCCGGTGCGTTGAAGACAATCAGTCTTAAAGCGCCATCCGGCCGCAAAAAACTTTGTGCTTTTTGCCCGGAATGCGGCAGCCGAATATACAACCAGCCTGAAAAGCCCGGGGTCATCGCACTAAAACCAGGCACTCTCGACAACACGCAAGACTTGCAACCGGAGCGGCATCTCTGGGTCTCCAGCAAGCAGCGATGGGTCGACATTCCTGACGGCGCCGAAGTCAACGACACCCAACCCGGTTAG
- a CDS encoding 3-isopropylmalate dehydratase, with protein sequence MNWIYRGRCWKVGDNIGVDGDLMPLRFAMQRETDPDVLRPYFMEGYDPEMQKQVAPGDILVAGKRFAQGNPHIQGLIGIQANGLGLVVESIPHSSFRMAVNAGLPFLPRCPGVTAACENGDNLEVDFASGLFRNLTHETEIQYDPLPSKLLETIALGGWKPMVARRVAEARARQ encoded by the coding sequence ATGAACTGGATTTACCGCGGACGCTGCTGGAAGGTCGGTGACAATATCGGCGTCGACGGCGATCTGATGCCGCTGCGTTTTGCCATGCAGCGTGAGACAGACCCCGATGTTTTGCGGCCCTATTTCATGGAAGGATACGACCCTGAAATGCAGAAGCAGGTCGCACCTGGAGACATCCTTGTCGCCGGCAAGCGTTTTGCCCAGGGCAACCCCCACATCCAGGGGCTGATCGGTATCCAGGCGAACGGACTTGGTCTGGTGGTCGAGTCGATCCCGCATAGCAGCTTTCGCATGGCAGTCAACGCGGGCCTGCCGTTCCTGCCGAGATGCCCGGGTGTGACAGCCGCTTGCGAGAACGGCGACAACCTTGAGGTCGATTTCGCGAGCGGCCTATTCCGAAATCTGACACACGAGACCGAGATTCAATACGATCCGCTTCCATCGAAACTGCTCGAAACAATCGCCCTCGGTGGCTGGAAACCGATGGTAGCTCGGCGAGTCGCGGAAGCCCGCGCCCGCCAGTGA
- a CDS encoding aconitase family protein encodes MGQTITEKILSRVLGRAATPGEIVYPEGDWVTVHDWYIVNFDRALQDLGIDRVHDPEHMIMSTCHEPVAVSPQAALRQKQARAIAKKYGIRHHFDTSEPGHGHILPVEKGFIKPGGFVLAYDPHVTNFGAVGCLAFAMAFEISEVIALGNCWCRVPETVRVNLTGSLPDGIAIRDIAQRLIGDLDPDIIDYSVVEYGGPALADLSIDQRMILCNTPLEIGAKSSVVETDAVTFDYLRDRVEGPLNEMRSDDDAKFLASYDIDLGLLEPQVAAPPTPDNVVGVSAVAGTPIDHASIGSCAGGTLTDLRDAARLLKGRRISDHVRLFITPGTLEIAARASAEGLTEIFLNSGAMVTAPGCGTCAAGRIGPTADGEVSINTGTRNDYGRLGSETADIYLASSLTVAASAIAGKIVDPRELLQS; translated from the coding sequence ATGGGTCAGACAATTACCGAGAAAATTCTCAGCCGCGTGCTGGGACGCGCCGCGACACCCGGCGAGATCGTCTACCCGGAGGGCGATTGGGTTACCGTACATGACTGGTATATCGTGAATTTCGACCGTGCCCTACAAGATCTGGGCATCGACCGCGTCCACGATCCCGAGCACATGATCATGTCGACCTGCCACGAGCCAGTGGCAGTTAGTCCGCAAGCGGCATTGCGTCAGAAACAGGCGCGTGCCATCGCCAAGAAATACGGTATCCGGCACCACTTCGACACGTCAGAACCAGGCCACGGCCATATCCTCCCGGTCGAGAAGGGCTTCATCAAACCGGGCGGCTTCGTTCTTGCTTATGACCCACATGTGACGAATTTCGGTGCAGTTGGCTGTCTTGCGTTCGCCATGGCTTTTGAAATCAGCGAGGTCATCGCACTTGGCAATTGCTGGTGCCGAGTCCCGGAAACTGTCCGGGTGAACCTGACCGGATCGCTGCCCGACGGCATCGCGATTCGCGATATAGCACAACGCCTGATTGGCGATCTTGACCCCGACATTATCGACTACTCGGTGGTCGAGTATGGTGGACCAGCGCTCGCTGATCTCAGCATCGACCAGCGCATGATCCTCTGCAATACGCCGCTCGAAATCGGCGCCAAATCATCGGTCGTGGAGACCGATGCGGTGACATTCGACTATCTGCGCGACCGCGTTGAGGGCCCACTCAACGAGATGCGCAGCGACGACGATGCGAAGTTTCTTGCGAGCTACGATATTGACCTTGGCCTACTCGAACCGCAGGTCGCCGCCCCGCCCACGCCGGACAATGTGGTCGGCGTCTCTGCAGTCGCCGGCACGCCGATCGATCACGCATCAATCGGCAGTTGCGCTGGCGGAACACTGACAGATCTGCGTGATGCTGCCCGCTTGCTGAAGGGACGTCGAATTTCGGACCATGTCCGTCTGTTTATCACTCCCGGAACGCTGGAGATCGCCGCTCGCGCGTCGGCTGAAGGCCTGACAGAAATCTTCCTGAATTCAGGTGCGATGGTGACGGCACCTGGCTGCGGCACCTGCGCCGCCGGCCGCATCGGCCCGACAGCCGACGGCGAAGTGTCAATCAACACCGGCACGCGTAATGACTACGGCCGACTCGGCTCAGAGACTGCGGATATCTACCTTGCTTCCTCACTGACGGTTGCTGCGTCGGCCATCGCCGGAAAGATCGTCGATCCACGAGAGTTGCTTCAGTCATGA
- a CDS encoding winged helix-turn-helix transcriptional regulator, giving the protein MSRSDLASQVCTYARTIELLGNEWTLMILRELFLGSRRFDDLRSQTGASPHTLSQRLKRLEGAGILRREAYSEHPPRYEYRLTAMGRDLWPIIIAIKQWGDKWFEGDTTHVEITHKDCGATVTPRMTCPDCGAPMHAHDSEPRLSTEYENERRVAGRQT; this is encoded by the coding sequence ATGAGCCGGTCCGATCTCGCCTCCCAGGTTTGTACCTACGCCCGCACCATCGAGCTGCTCGGCAACGAGTGGACCTTGATGATACTGCGCGAGCTGTTCCTGGGCAGTCGCCGGTTTGATGATTTGCGGAGCCAGACCGGCGCCTCGCCGCATACCCTGAGCCAGCGCCTCAAGCGACTGGAGGGCGCCGGCATTCTGCGCCGCGAGGCCTATAGCGAACACCCGCCGCGTTATGAATACCGCCTGACGGCCATGGGGCGTGATCTCTGGCCGATCATCATCGCGATCAAGCAGTGGGGCGACAAATGGTTCGAGGGTGACACCACCCATGTCGAAATCACCCATAAGGATTGCGGCGCGACCGTGACGCCGCGCATGACCTGTCCGGATTGCGGCGCGCCGATGCACGCCCATGATTCCGAACCCCGTCTTTCCACCGAATATGAAAACGAACGCCGCGTCGCCGGGAGGCAGACATGA
- a CDS encoding nitronate monooxygenase family protein, with protein MKTRITEMLGIEHPIIQGGMHYVGFAELAAAVSNAGGLGIITGLTQKTAPDLANEIARCRDMTDKPIGVNLTFLPIVDEPDYPGLIQAVIDGGVKIVETAGNNPAKWLPVLKDNGITVIHKCTTVRHSLKAQEIGCDAVSVDGFECGGHPGEDDIPNMILLPRAADELEIPFVASGGMADARSLVAALAMGADGMNMGTRFIVTREAPVHDNVKAAIVAASELDTRLVMRPLRNTERVLTNAAVERLLEKERELGANIEFTDIAPEVAGVYPKVMLDGDMDAGAWSCGMVAGLIHDIPTCKELIDRIMTDADALIRQRLEGMAAA; from the coding sequence ATGAAAACACGTATCACCGAAATGCTCGGAATCGAGCATCCGATCATCCAGGGCGGCATGCACTATGTGGGTTTCGCGGAACTCGCCGCCGCGGTCTCGAATGCCGGCGGGCTGGGCATCATCACGGGCCTGACCCAGAAAACGGCGCCGGACCTCGCCAACGAGATCGCGCGCTGCCGCGACATGACCGACAAGCCCATCGGGGTCAACCTGACCTTCCTGCCGATCGTTGACGAACCGGACTATCCCGGTCTGATCCAGGCGGTCATCGACGGCGGGGTCAAGATCGTCGAGACCGCCGGAAACAACCCCGCGAAGTGGCTGCCGGTCCTCAAGGACAACGGCATCACCGTGATCCACAAATGCACGACCGTCCGCCATTCCCTGAAGGCCCAGGAGATCGGCTGTGACGCCGTTTCGGTCGACGGTTTCGAATGCGGGGGCCATCCCGGCGAGGACGACATCCCCAACATGATCCTGCTGCCCCGGGCCGCCGATGAGCTCGAAATCCCCTTCGTCGCCTCGGGCGGCATGGCGGATGCGCGTTCGCTGGTCGCCGCGCTGGCCATGGGGGCGGATGGCATGAACATGGGCACGCGCTTCATCGTGACCAGGGAAGCGCCGGTGCATGACAATGTGAAGGCGGCGATCGTGGCCGCGAGCGAGTTGGACACGCGCCTGGTGATGCGGCCGCTGCGCAATACCGAACGTGTTCTCACCAACGCGGCTGTCGAACGCCTGCTGGAGAAGGAACGGGAACTCGGCGCGAATATCGAATTCACCGACATCGCGCCGGAGGTCGCCGGGGTCTATCCCAAGGTCATGCTCGACGGCGATATGGACGCGGGCGCCTGGTCGTGCGGCATGGTCGCCGGCCTGATTCACGACATCCCGACCTGCAAGGAACTGATCGACCGGATCATGACCGACGCGGATGCGTTGATCCGTCAGCGGCTCGAAGGCATGGCGGCGGCCTAG